The following proteins are encoded in a genomic region of Sorangiineae bacterium MSr12523:
- a CDS encoding iron-containing redox enzyme family protein: MTIWEPWLDNRSLRKLERHPLLTELSEGRIGLNGVRTLLIQHRHYSRHFTRYLCALMSNISNVDDLHAIMENLLEEMGIDGGENVTHAELFQRTLDTLNADPCDEGPLPATRALTQSVMEYCRKKDPLEGLAALCLGAEAIVPLVYRPILDALVGHGVGDRATEFFRIHIEEDEGHALTMLNILQRLTARDASARERARSIGADVIAKRCDMFDAVLQEIRGRGGDDVLAHRRITEPPPHFSSIDFGRVSSKLSVFVPDRLHHPRVTSSHDTESKKFTEERNHAVHIVDLPTNTLSVTIGGLQPGQSTRLHRHNYETVIYVISGSGHSRIEDRVVHWTAGDAFYVPVWAAHQHANDGTGPCTYVACENAPLLQNIGNIALREELG, from the coding sequence ATGACCATATGGGAACCGTGGTTGGACAACCGTAGCCTGCGCAAACTCGAGCGGCATCCGCTATTGACGGAGCTCTCCGAGGGGCGCATTGGCTTGAACGGCGTGCGGACGTTGCTCATCCAGCACCGCCACTATTCGCGGCACTTTACTCGGTATTTGTGCGCGCTGATGAGCAATATTTCGAATGTCGACGATCTCCATGCCATCATGGAGAATCTTCTGGAGGAAATGGGCATCGACGGCGGCGAAAACGTGACGCATGCCGAGTTGTTCCAACGAACACTGGATACCTTGAATGCCGACCCGTGCGACGAGGGCCCGCTTCCGGCTACGCGCGCACTCACCCAATCGGTGATGGAGTATTGCCGCAAAAAGGACCCTCTGGAGGGCCTGGCGGCGCTCTGCTTGGGCGCGGAGGCCATCGTTCCCCTGGTGTACCGGCCCATTTTGGATGCATTGGTCGGGCACGGCGTGGGCGATCGCGCGACGGAGTTCTTTCGCATTCACATCGAGGAGGACGAAGGCCACGCCCTCACCATGTTGAACATTCTCCAGCGCCTTACGGCGCGGGACGCATCGGCGAGGGAGCGGGCGCGCTCGATCGGAGCCGACGTCATCGCCAAACGGTGCGACATGTTCGATGCCGTGCTCCAGGAGATCCGCGGCCGAGGCGGCGATGACGTGCTCGCGCACCGCAGAATCACCGAGCCACCGCCGCATTTCTCCTCCATCGATTTCGGCCGCGTGAGCTCCAAGCTCTCCGTATTCGTCCCGGACCGATTGCACCACCCGCGGGTGACGTCGAGCCACGATACGGAATCGAAGAAGTTCACCGAGGAACGCAACCACGCGGTGCACATCGTCGACCTGCCGACGAATACCCTCAGTGTCACCATCGGTGGCCTGCAGCCGGGGCAATCGACCCGGCTGCACCGGCACAACTACGAAACGGTGATTTACGTGATCTCCGGATCGGGGCACTCACGCATCGAGGACCGTGTCGTTCATTGGACGGCGGGGGATGCGTTTTACGTCCCCGTTTGGGCGGCGCACCAACACGCCAACGACGGCACGGGGCCTTGCACTTATGTGGCTTGCGAGAATGCGCCGCTCTTGCAAAACATTGGCAATATCGCTTTGCGGGAGGAACTCGGATGA